In Geoalkalibacter ferrihydriticus DSM 17813, the sequence CGGGTGGTCGAATTCCCCCAGGCGTGCGCAGTAGTCGGGGCGCTGTGCCATAGCTTCGAGGGACCCGGCCAGCCCCGCGATGGAGGTCTTTTGTATCCAGGAGCGCACTGTGTCCACGATCTGCGGTTGCTCCTTGAGGGTGCGCGGCGCGAAAAGGATGTCAGCAAACGCCTTCTCCACCAGAGCACGCTCCCCGGCGCGCACCTTGGCGGCCAGTTCTGCGCGGCGGGTCTTGCCCGCAGCATCGTCGGCATTGCAGCGCGTGAGCAGAAAGGCAGCACCGGCGACTTTTCGGGGATGGCGTTTCAGCAGGTTGAGCAAAATGTATCCGCCCATGGACATGCCGCCCACCACCGCGCGGCCGATGCCGAGATGGTTCATCAGGGCGACGATATCGTCGGCGAACTGGTCCATGGAGTACCCTTCACGCGGCGCCTCGCTGTCGCCGAACCCGCGCAGATCCGGTGCGACGACACGAAAGCCCGCCGCGCTCAAGGCCGCGACTTGCGGCTGCCACATGGCGCGGCTTAAGGGAAAACCGTGAATCAAAACCACCGCCGGACCGCTGCCCTCGTCGGTGTAGGCGATGCGCAGATTGTTTATGGTTGTGTGCATAGGAGGGGGCCTTTGGTCAGTTGTCAGTTGTCAGTTGTCAGTTGTCAGTTGTCAGTTGTCAGTTGTCAGTTGTCAGTTGTCAGTTGTCAGTTGTCAGTTGTCAGTTGTCAGTTGTCAGTTGTCAGTTGTCAGTGGAATTAGAGGCGGGTAACAATGTGGGCCGGTTTGTCGGTGAGGTTTTTACAACGGACCACTGACAACTAACAGATTCATTTCTTCAAAAACCCAAACAGCCCCTTCTTTTTTGGTGGATCGGGTTCTGCGATGTGGTCGACGACGGGGAAGCGTTCGATGACGGCGCGCACGTGGGGGGCGCCGGCCAGCTCCTGGGTCAGATCGGCGCCGGCCTGATGGGCGCCCTGATGGTCGCCGTCCGTCCACCAGTCGCTGGTGCTGACATCGTACACCTTGCCGTTGATGGCCACATACGCCTTGTTGCCATTGCGTCCGTCGTGTTTCGCGAGGTCGTCCAGGTTCATAGAATTATTCCTTTTTTAAAAAAAACACTTAATCCCCCTTGCATTTTCGAACGAAGTGCGGATAATTTTGTACTTAAGTGCTGTCGCGACTGTGCTTTTGCACAGTCGGCCTGTGTCCCCTGTCAGCACCCACGTTGGGGAAGACATGAACAGTTTACCAGCGAGTTGCGCAAATACCACCGGCGGGATGCAAACCTCCTTCGAACGTCCATCAAGGTTCGTCTTTCTTCCGCGCCTTTCGTCTTCCGGTGTCCGAACATATGTAAATCTATATAGTTTGTGGGTTTTTTTGAATTAAGATTTTGTGAATTTTGGTTGACAAGTCAAGGTCGCGGACTGTATTTTTATGGCCAGCTAATGATTCTGCCACTCATTGTTTTTAGTTAACGCCTAGTCTGGGTGGGGCCAGATGGGCAAGCCGTTGAATCAGAGGGGTTTTTGGTCGACAGACCAGCTTTATCAATTCAGCACGAGAGGGAAGGAGGCACCATGAAAATTTGGCAAGGGCTCACATGCGGTCTGGCATTGGCCACCCTGGCCCTGTGGCCGGTAGGCGATGCCCTGGGGGCCAAGGNTTGGCGCTGTCAAACCATTCGACGACCGTACTGGCGCGGCCTGAACCCTTGGCCCCCAGGGCATCGCCTACCGGCCACAGGGCCAGGGTGGCCAATGCCAGACCGCATGTGAGCCCTTGCCAAATTTGCACGAGAGGGAAGGAGGCACCATGAAAATTTGGCAAGGGCTCACATGCGGTCTGGCATTGGCCACCCTGGCCCTGTGGCCGGTAGGCGATGCCCTGGGGGCCAAGGTTTCAGGCCGCGCCAGTACGGTCGTCGAATGGTTTGACAGCGCCAATGAGCACACCATCGTTCCGGTCTTTCAGTATTTGCAGCTCAACGTGCTCGACATCGCCGATCAGGGCTATGACTTTCGCATGTACGGGCGCGTAGGCGATGATCTGGCCGGCGAGCGCAGCGCATCGGCCAAAAGCCGGCTCTATTTCGCCTACGTCGAGAAGCGCGGCTTTTTCCTCGACAGCCTGGATGCGCGCTTGGGACGTCAGTTCATCACCACCACCGCAGGCGCC encodes:
- a CDS encoding alpha/beta fold hydrolase, translated to MHTTINNLRIAYTDEGSGPAVVLIHGFPLSRAMWQPQVAALSAAGFRVVAPDLRGFGDSEAPREGYSMDQFADDIVALMNHLGIGRAVVGGMSMGGYILLNLLKRHPRKVAGAAFLLTRCNADDAAGKTRRAELAAKVRAGERALVEKAFADILFAPRTLKEQPQIVDTVRSWIQKTSIAGLAGSLEAMAQRPDYCARLGEFDHPALVMGADDDQIVPPETIGPFATALPNSTSCVIPGAGHMANLEQPQSVNACLLKFVRLCSQRFDLRDNNGRDV
- a CDS encoding cytochrome b5 domain-containing protein, which gives rise to MNLDDLAKHDGRNGNKAYVAINGKVYDVSTSDWWTDGDHQGAHQAGADLTQELAGAPHVRAVIERFPVVDHIAEPDPPKKKGLFGFLKK